One genomic region from Phoenix dactylifera cultivar Barhee BC4 unplaced genomic scaffold, palm_55x_up_171113_PBpolish2nd_filt_p 000046F, whole genome shotgun sequence encodes:
- the LOC103713513 gene encoding uncharacterized protein At4g06744-like, with amino-acid sequence MGGGGSSNSYSPMQFLIFFTSLLLLLPSLLCLSNATTFPTLIHSNTREALGIGIGIGIGGGSPPPSESEPNCPPPPPPTPCPPPPIPPSPRPPPPPPPPPSPPPPPPPTPPPPSPPPPSPPPPPSPPPPSPPPPPSPPPPSPPPPPPPIPKPKLQFVNELQRRAYYVIQRFKKTITSDPRGVTRTWRGAKVCKYKGFFCETPPNRKKMPTIASVDFNTFRLAAPSVKKFVDQLPDLALFHANSNNLSARDTIPRLSKLRFFYELDVSNNNIPGSFPMNVLPLNVTFLDLRFNKFSGTVPAAVFDIKLDVLFLNNNNFYQHLPAALGRTTAAYLTFANNHFTGPIPRSIGRTRKTLIEVLFLNNQLSGCLPYEVGLLKKATVFDAGTNYITGPIPLSFGCLKKVEQLNLAQNLLYGEVPDVLCRLADVGHLANLSLSSNYFTWVGTSCWQLIKRGILDVRKNCIRGLPEQRSPAECAQFLKQPKYCPYLPHIPCRIPRKDGGAVQSAAAMLPGVEVPAVGGGRDKAKASRYSTYSALHNGRRP; translated from the coding sequence ATGGGAGGCGGCGGTAGCAGCAACAGCTATTCGCCCATGcaattcctcatcttcttcacaTCACTACTGCTACTACTCCCAAGTCTTCTTTGTCTCTCCAACGCCACCACCTTTCCAACATTAATCCACAGCAACACCCGAGAAGCCCTCGGGATCGGCATCGGTATCGGCATCGGCGGCGGCAGCCCTCCCCCTTCAGAATCCGAGCCCAATTGtccacctcctccccctcctacACCTTGCCCACCTCCTCCAATCCCTCCttctcctcgtcctcctccgccgccgccgccgccaccctcgccgccgccgcctccaccaCCAACGCCGCCGCCACCTTCGCCGCCGCCaccctcgccgccgccgccgccctcgccgccgccaccatcgccgccgccgccgccctcgccgccgccaccctcgccgccgccgccgccaccgccgaTACCAAAACCAAAATTACAATTCGTAAATGAACTGCAGAGACGAGCTTATTACGTCATCCAACGCTTCAAGAAAACCATCACCTCCGACCCCAGGGGCGTCACGCGGACCTGGAGAGGAGCCAAGGTTTGTAAATATAAAGGCTTCTTCTGCGAGACCCCGCCGAACCGGAAAAAGATGCCGACCATCGCCTCCGTCGACTTCAACACCTTCCGCCTCGCCGCCCCGAGCGTCAAGAAGTTCGTCGACCAGCTCCCCGATCTCGCGCTCTTCCACGCCAACTCCAACAACCTCAGTGCGCGCGACACCATCCCGCGCCTCTCCAAGCTCCGCTTCTTCTACGAGCTCGACGTCAGCAACAACAACATACCCGGCTCCTTCCCCATGAACGTCCTCCCCCTGAACGTCACCTTCCTCGACCTCCGCTTCAACAAATTCTCCGGCACCGTCCCGGCCGCCGTCTTCGACATAAAACTCGACGTACTCTTCCTGAACAACAACAACTTCTACCAGCACCTCCCGGCCGCCCTCGGCCGCACCACCGCCGCCTACCTCACCTTCGCCAACAACCACTTCACCGGCCCGATCCCCCGCTCGATCGGGAGAACCAGAAAAACCCTTATCGAAGTCCTCTTCCTCAACAACCAGCTCTCCGGCTGCCTACCCTACGAAGTTGGGCTGCTCAAGAAGGCCACGGTGTTCGACGCCGGCACCAACTATATCACCGGCCCGATACCGCTCTCCTTCGGCTGTTTAAAGAAGGTGGAGCAGCTGAACCTGGCTCAGAATTTACTCTACGGGGAGGTGCCGGACGTTCTTTGCCGGCTGGCCGACGTCGGCCACCTCGCCAATCTGTCGCTGTCCAGCAACTACTTCACCTGGGTGGGGACGAGCTGCTGGCAGCTCATAAAGAGGGGAATTCTCGACGTCCGGAAGAACTGCATCCGGGGGTTGCCGGAACAGAGGTCCCCGGCGGAATGCGCCCAGTTCTTAAAGCAACCAAAATACTGCCCGTACCTGCCTCACATTCCTTGCCGAATCCCGCGGAAGGACGGCGGCGCCGTCCAGTCTGCGGCGGCGATGCTGCCGGGGGTGGAAGTGCCGGCGGTGGGCGGAGGCAGGGATAAGGCTAAGGCGTCCCGGTACAGTACGTACTCGGCACTGCATAACGGTCGCAGGCCCTGA